One segment of Synechococcus sp. A15-24 DNA contains the following:
- the hisF gene encoding imidazole glycerol phosphate synthase subunit HisF: MVALRLIPCLDVARGRVVKGVNFVGLRDAGDPVELACRYSGAGADELVFLDIAASHEGRGTLIDMVRRTAESVTIPFTVGGGISTVEGITDLLRAGADKVSLNSSAVRRPELVREGAERFGCQCIVVAIDARRRDVDAWDVFVKGGRENTGLDAVDWARRVAELGAGEILLTSMDGDGTQAGYDLALTRAVADAVPVPVIASGGAGCMDHIAQALETGPDGGHASAALLASLLHDGVLTVEEIKQDLLARGLSIRP; the protein is encoded by the coding sequence ATGGTTGCTCTCCGCTTGATTCCCTGCCTGGATGTCGCCCGCGGACGGGTGGTGAAGGGCGTCAACTTCGTCGGTCTGCGGGATGCCGGTGATCCTGTGGAACTGGCCTGTCGCTACAGCGGCGCTGGGGCGGACGAGCTGGTGTTTCTCGACATCGCGGCCAGCCACGAAGGGCGTGGCACCTTGATCGACATGGTGCGTCGCACCGCTGAATCGGTCACAATACCTTTCACCGTGGGTGGCGGGATCTCCACGGTGGAGGGCATCACCGATCTGCTGAGGGCCGGGGCCGACAAGGTGAGCTTGAACTCCTCAGCCGTGCGACGTCCTGAGTTGGTGCGTGAGGGGGCTGAGCGTTTTGGCTGTCAGTGCATCGTTGTGGCGATCGATGCCCGCAGGCGGGATGTGGATGCCTGGGACGTTTTTGTGAAGGGTGGGCGCGAGAACACCGGTCTGGATGCCGTGGATTGGGCGCGACGGGTGGCGGAGCTCGGTGCTGGCGAAATCCTGCTGACCTCCATGGATGGCGATGGCACCCAGGCGGGCTACGACCTTGCCCTGACCCGTGCAGTGGCGGATGCAGTGCCGGTGCCGGTGATCGCCTCCGGTGGTGCCGGTTGCATGGACCACATCGCCCAGGCCCTGGAGACAGGACCGGACGGTGGCCATGCCTCCGCTGCCCTGCTGGCTTCCCTGTTGCATGACGGTGTTCTCACGGTCGAGGAGATCAAGCAGGATCTGCTGGCGCGAGGTCTGTCGATTCGTCCGTGA
- a CDS encoding ComEC/Rec2 family competence protein, translated as MLLRGLFWGAPLPQASDPSHSIQQNCSDVQLTGRLLADARRFDDACSALVAVEWIDAVRRDGRTELQLRPCPDPPRQGWRVRVRGPLKRPAAGVHPLLPGPAERLAARGSWSQLRATSIEVLNRPWTPIADLRRQVADRLQAAAGPERGGLLAALVLGSAQVQLPDELRQAFRVAGLSHALAASGFHLSVLLGAALAVGRCLGRSLRLALAALALLIFLLCAGAQPSVVRAVLMGATALLIRESGERSRGFGVLLLTLSLMLLVHPAWARSIGFQLSAAATTGLILTGPGLERWWAECLPTRLGWLAPALAVPLAAMSWTLPLQLLHFGSAPLYALLANLLAAPLLAPLTLSAMGLALASLLLPAAALPLLAWPVAQLAALLIALVSWISHWPSSAHGCGVAGARLAAMAVDWLGALAADGVAAHAVGCGGAGMRSAGRWCGGGSAKPAALAAGPPSGPWRTRQYLS; from the coding sequence TTGCTACTGCGGGGGCTGTTCTGGGGGGCTCCTCTGCCGCAAGCGTCTGATCCATCCCACTCGATCCAGCAGAACTGCTCCGACGTGCAGCTGACCGGTCGGCTGCTGGCGGATGCCCGACGGTTTGATGACGCCTGCTCCGCTCTGGTGGCGGTGGAGTGGATCGACGCGGTTCGTCGTGACGGACGCACGGAGCTTCAGCTCCGCCCTTGTCCGGATCCGCCCCGCCAAGGTTGGCGGGTTCGGGTGCGCGGGCCGCTGAAACGCCCCGCTGCTGGTGTCCACCCCCTGCTGCCTGGTCCGGCGGAACGCTTGGCGGCCCGGGGCAGTTGGAGCCAGCTTCGGGCCACGAGCATCGAGGTGCTCAACCGGCCCTGGACCCCTATCGCCGATCTGCGGCGGCAGGTTGCTGATCGTCTTCAGGCCGCGGCTGGACCAGAGCGAGGCGGGTTGCTGGCGGCGCTAGTGCTGGGGAGCGCCCAGGTGCAGCTTCCCGATGAACTGCGCCAGGCCTTTCGGGTGGCTGGGTTGTCCCATGCCCTGGCGGCGTCAGGCTTCCACCTCTCTGTGCTGCTGGGTGCTGCGCTGGCGGTGGGGCGCTGCCTGGGGCGTTCCCTGCGACTGGCCCTGGCGGCCTTGGCTTTGTTGATCTTTCTGCTCTGCGCCGGGGCGCAACCATCGGTGGTGCGGGCGGTGTTGATGGGGGCCACGGCGCTGCTGATCCGGGAGTCCGGTGAGCGCAGCCGTGGCTTCGGGGTGTTGCTGCTCACCCTCAGCCTGATGCTGCTGGTGCATCCCGCCTGGGCTCGCTCGATCGGTTTTCAGCTCAGCGCTGCCGCCACAACGGGCTTGATCCTCACGGGCCCTGGCCTGGAGCGGTGGTGGGCGGAGTGCTTGCCGACGCGGCTCGGCTGGTTGGCACCAGCCCTGGCTGTTCCCCTCGCGGCGATGTCCTGGACCTTGCCGCTGCAGCTGCTGCACTTCGGCTCTGCTCCCCTCTATGCCTTGCTGGCCAACCTGTTGGCGGCTCCACTGCTGGCCCCGTTGACCCTCTCGGCCATGGGTCTGGCTTTGGCATCGCTGCTGTTGCCGGCGGCGGCACTGCCGCTGCTGGCCTGGCCCGTGGCGCAGTTGGCTGCACTGTTGATTGCTCTGGTGAGCTGGATCAGTCACTGGCCATCCTCAGCCCATGGTTGTGGCGTTGCTGGTGCTCGGCTTGCTGCCATGGCTGTTGACTGGCTGGGGGCGCTGGCGGCCGATGGGGTTGCTGCTCACGCTGTTGGCTGTGGGGGTGCAGGGATGCGTTCAGCTGGCAGATGGTGTGGTGGCGGTTCAGCGAAGCCGGCAGCACTTGCTGCTGGCCCGCCATCAGGGCCGTGGCGCACTCGTCAGTACCTCAGCTGA
- the ubiE gene encoding bifunctional demethylmenaquinone methyltransferase/2-methoxy-6-polyprenyl-1,4-benzoquinol methylase UbiE, with the protein MKPGDPAAVEQLFDSVASRYDQLNDLLSLGLHRQWKRQLQCLLSPAAGETWLDLCCGTGDLALELARRVRPGGSVLGLDAAAAPLELARQRQSRQPWLNVVFQQGDALSTGLPDASADGIVMAYGLRNLADPAAGLKEMARLLKPGRRAGVLDFNRLATAGPAADFQRFYLRRLVVPVASAAGLKEEYAYLEESLKGFPDGTAQERLALEAGFAEASHHTLVAGQMGMLLLQR; encoded by the coding sequence GTGAAACCAGGTGACCCCGCTGCGGTTGAGCAGCTGTTCGATTCGGTCGCATCCCGTTACGACCAACTCAATGACCTGCTGAGCCTTGGGCTGCATCGCCAGTGGAAGCGCCAGTTGCAGTGCTTGCTCAGCCCCGCAGCTGGAGAGACCTGGCTCGATCTCTGCTGCGGGACGGGGGATCTCGCCCTTGAGCTGGCCCGCCGCGTTCGGCCCGGTGGCTCAGTGCTGGGTCTGGATGCCGCGGCAGCACCGCTGGAGCTCGCCCGTCAACGCCAAAGCCGTCAGCCCTGGCTGAATGTTGTGTTCCAGCAGGGGGATGCCCTGTCCACGGGGCTGCCGGACGCCTCGGCCGATGGGATCGTGATGGCCTATGGCCTGCGCAACCTCGCGGATCCAGCGGCGGGACTGAAGGAGATGGCCCGTCTGCTAAAACCAGGTCGCCGCGCTGGTGTGCTCGATTTCAATCGCCTGGCGACGGCGGGGCCTGCCGCGGACTTCCAGCGCTTTTATCTGCGTAGGCTTGTGGTGCCGGTGGCGTCTGCGGCTGGTCTCAAGGAGGAATACGCCTATCTGGAGGAGAGCTTGAAAGGGTTCCCCGATGGCACGGCTCAGGAGCGTCTGGCCCTGGAGGCGGGATTTGCAGAGGCCAGTCATCACACCCTGGTGGCGGGCCAGATGGGAATGCTGCTGTTGCAACGGTGA
- the glyQ gene encoding glycine--tRNA ligase subunit alpha: MHFQDIISTLQRFWADQGCLLLQPYDTEKGAGTMSPHTVLRAIGPEPWAVAYPEPCRRPTDGRYGDNPNRAQHYFQFQVLIKPSPDGIQETYLASLEALGIKAADHDIRFVEDNWESPTLGAWGVGWEVWLDGMEVTQFTYFQQCGGIDCKPVSIEITYGLERLAMYLQDVESIWDLSWNPERNYGDIWLPFEKGQCHFNFEGSDPERLKQLFAIYEAEASDLIEKKLPAPALDFVLKCSHTFNLLEARGVISVTERTATIGRIRTLARKVAETWLAEREALGFPLLEGGTLPSAA; the protein is encoded by the coding sequence GTGCATTTTCAGGACATCATCTCGACTTTGCAGCGCTTCTGGGCGGATCAGGGATGCCTGCTGCTGCAGCCCTACGACACCGAGAAAGGGGCCGGCACCATGAGCCCCCATACGGTGCTGCGGGCGATCGGTCCGGAACCATGGGCCGTGGCCTATCCGGAGCCCTGCCGCAGGCCCACCGATGGCCGCTATGGCGATAACCCCAACCGGGCTCAGCATTACTTCCAGTTCCAGGTGCTGATCAAGCCCTCCCCGGACGGCATCCAGGAGACCTACCTCGCCTCTCTGGAAGCCCTGGGCATCAAGGCAGCCGACCACGACATCCGCTTTGTGGAGGACAACTGGGAATCCCCCACCCTCGGCGCCTGGGGTGTGGGCTGGGAGGTGTGGCTGGACGGAATGGAGGTGACCCAGTTCACCTATTTCCAGCAATGCGGCGGGATCGACTGCAAACCGGTGTCGATCGAAATCACCTACGGCCTCGAGCGTCTGGCCATGTACCTCCAGGACGTGGAGAGCATCTGGGATCTGAGCTGGAACCCTGAGCGCAACTACGGCGACATCTGGCTGCCTTTTGAAAAGGGGCAGTGCCACTTCAACTTCGAGGGCTCCGATCCCGAGCGGCTGAAGCAGCTGTTCGCCATCTATGAGGCCGAGGCCTCTGACCTGATCGAGAAGAAGCTGCCGGCTCCAGCACTGGATTTCGTGCTCAAGTGCAGCCACACCTTCAACCTGTTGGAAGCCCGCGGCGTGATCTCGGTCACCGAACGCACCGCCACCATCGGTCGGATTCGCACCCTGGCCCGCAAGGTGGCGGAAACCTGGCTGGCGGAGCGTGAAGCGCTGGGATTCCCGCTGCTGGAGGGGGGAACACTTCCGTCAGCGGCCTGA
- a CDS encoding FKBP-type peptidyl-prolyl cis-trans isomerase has protein sequence MTELTTTVLRKSKGRKLQDGDRLLVHYQGELLNGEQFDASFDFSSFEPEEGRTPFDFVLGAGQVIQGWDQGLNGQKLGEVVELKIPSELAYGEQAIGDTIPSNSPLIFTVEVLAVLPGGEAVPIYLDFKDIGIKTKKLGLTDELLATVQFTQTGLDLNDELNGRDQADLLIGLKGKDTLHGGLGADVLIGGKGKDRFLYTALEDSLVNEEGRDHILDFGKKDKINLQALADELQFIKKGKFSGTAGEVRFAKETLSLDIDGDQSAEFVVALPGVEKLKGSHLLL, from the coding sequence GTGACTGAGCTCACCACGACGGTGTTGCGCAAGTCGAAAGGCCGCAAGCTTCAAGACGGCGATCGACTCCTGGTGCATTACCAGGGCGAGCTGCTGAACGGTGAGCAATTTGATGCGAGTTTCGACTTCAGCAGTTTTGAACCCGAAGAAGGCCGCACCCCCTTCGACTTCGTTCTCGGAGCGGGGCAAGTGATCCAGGGCTGGGATCAGGGGCTGAACGGTCAGAAGCTCGGTGAGGTTGTGGAGCTCAAGATCCCCTCGGAGCTTGCCTATGGGGAGCAAGCCATTGGCGACACCATCCCCTCGAACAGCCCTTTGATTTTCACCGTTGAGGTGCTGGCGGTGCTTCCCGGTGGCGAAGCCGTTCCGATCTATCTCGATTTCAAGGACATCGGGATCAAAACCAAGAAGCTCGGTCTGACGGACGAGCTCCTGGCAACAGTCCAGTTCACCCAGACAGGCTTGGACCTCAATGATGAACTGAACGGACGAGATCAAGCTGATCTGCTCATCGGACTTAAAGGCAAGGACACCCTTCACGGCGGCCTGGGCGCCGATGTGCTGATCGGCGGCAAAGGCAAGGACCGTTTCCTTTACACCGCCCTGGAGGACTCGTTGGTGAATGAGGAAGGGCGCGATCACATCCTTGATTTCGGCAAGAAGGACAAGATCAATTTGCAAGCCCTTGCTGATGAGCTGCAGTTCATCAAAAAGGGCAAGTTCTCAGGAACGGCCGGCGAAGTACGGTTTGCCAAGGAAACCCTTTCCCTTGACATCGATGGCGACCAGTCGGCAGAGTTTGTCGTTGCATTGCCTGGGGTTGAGAAGCTGAAGGGATCCCATTTGCTCCTCTGA
- the trmH gene encoding tRNA (guanosine(18)-2'-O)-methyltransferase TrmH, translating to MPLLPRRFERLKSVLNHRMADLTVLLEHVEKPHNLSAILRSCDAVGALEAHIVSLQGRPRTFNSTAQGSQKWVPLNDHPDIETAISKLKKEGFRIYGTHLGVEAKDYRDCDFTAPTAFVLGAEKWGLTDRARDLMDEALFIPMRGMVQSLNVSVATATLLFEALRQRQAAGTAPTQGEGLSADHYARLLFEWAYPQVAAWCREQGRPYLELNEKGELLEELPRTVKLRC from the coding sequence ATGCCCCTTCTGCCCAGACGGTTTGAACGGCTGAAATCCGTTTTGAACCATCGCATGGCAGATCTGACGGTGCTGCTCGAGCATGTGGAGAAGCCCCACAACCTCTCCGCCATCCTGCGCAGTTGCGATGCGGTTGGTGCTCTTGAAGCTCACATCGTCAGCCTGCAGGGACGACCGCGCACCTTCAACAGCACCGCCCAGGGCAGTCAGAAATGGGTGCCCCTTAACGACCATCCAGACATCGAGACCGCAATCAGCAAACTCAAAAAAGAGGGATTTCGGATCTACGGCACCCACTTGGGGGTTGAAGCGAAGGACTACCGGGATTGTGACTTCACCGCTCCCACTGCCTTCGTACTGGGGGCGGAGAAATGGGGCCTGACCGATCGAGCCCGGGATCTGATGGATGAGGCACTGTTCATCCCGATGCGGGGCATGGTGCAGTCCCTTAATGTTTCGGTCGCCACGGCCACCCTGCTGTTCGAAGCACTGCGACAGCGCCAGGCGGCCGGAACAGCGCCAACCCAGGGGGAGGGGTTGTCAGCAGATCACTACGCAAGGCTTCTGTTCGAGTGGGCCTATCCGCAAGTGGCCGCCTGGTGCCGAGAGCAGGGTCGTCCTTACCTGGAACTCAATGAAAAGGGAGAACTGCTGGAAGAGCTGCCCCGAACCGTGAAGTTGCGCTGCTGA
- a CDS encoding DUF2862 domain-containing protein: MSQAASINIGSKIRVTRVRDRIPQSLVDLLKADASGTVKEFRTVDGKGIGVVVELSDGSTNWFFEDEIAAA, encoded by the coding sequence ATGTCCCAGGCTGCGTCGATCAACATCGGCTCCAAGATCCGCGTCACCCGTGTGCGTGATCGGATTCCTCAAAGCCTGGTGGACCTGCTCAAAGCTGACGCCAGCGGTACGGTGAAGGAATTCCGCACCGTGGACGGCAAGGGCATCGGTGTGGTGGTGGAACTAAGCGATGGCTCCACCAACTGGTTTTTCGAAGACGAAATCGCAGCTGCCTGA
- a CDS encoding 16S rRNA (cytosine(967)-C(5))-methyltransferase, with protein MTQPQTKGLAPRRLAWEVLQAVAAGAYADVALERALRERPLFGADRGLATELAYGAIRRRRPLDAWLDRLGKIPASKQPPKLRWLLHVGLYQLLWMERIPASAAVNTTVDLAKAVGLARLAPVVNGMLRSALRAQESGQLLDIPTDWAAALALEHSLPDWLPPLLLQWRGAEGAAAVAAACNQVPSLDLRVNPLRASREEVMAAMESAGISSHPIDGCPQGLQVEGHKGDLRSWPGYDDGHWCVQDRAAQWVAPLLAALPGDRILDACAAPGGKTTHLAELVMDQAEIWAVDRSAGRLKRVAANAARLGHGSIQALAADAEQLLKDRPEWRGRFQRILIDAPCSGLGTLARHPDARWRMTPSAIEGLLPLQRALLEGLLPLLAETGTLVYATCTIHPAENTSQVRWLLKHHPELNLLDETQRWPDAESGGDGFYAAVLQRR; from the coding sequence TTGACGCAGCCGCAAACCAAAGGACTGGCTCCACGCAGGCTCGCCTGGGAGGTGCTGCAGGCGGTGGCAGCAGGTGCCTATGCCGATGTTGCTCTGGAACGGGCCTTGCGGGAGCGTCCCCTGTTTGGAGCCGATCGGGGCCTGGCCACGGAACTGGCCTATGGAGCGATCCGCCGGCGTCGCCCCCTGGATGCCTGGCTGGACCGGCTGGGCAAGATTCCGGCGTCGAAACAACCGCCCAAGCTGCGCTGGCTGCTGCACGTGGGGCTCTATCAGCTGCTCTGGATGGAGCGCATTCCCGCCTCCGCTGCGGTGAACACCACCGTGGATCTGGCGAAGGCTGTTGGTCTGGCCCGTCTGGCTCCTGTGGTCAACGGCATGCTGCGCTCCGCTCTGCGGGCTCAGGAGTCTGGCCAGTTGTTGGACATACCCACCGACTGGGCTGCCGCTCTCGCCCTTGAGCATTCATTGCCGGACTGGTTACCGCCGCTGCTGCTGCAGTGGCGAGGGGCAGAGGGTGCCGCCGCCGTGGCGGCCGCCTGCAATCAGGTGCCCTCCCTTGATCTGAGGGTAAATCCCTTGCGGGCATCGAGGGAGGAGGTGATGGCTGCCATGGAAAGTGCCGGGATCAGCAGTCATCCCATCGATGGTTGTCCCCAGGGCTTGCAGGTGGAGGGTCACAAGGGTGACCTGCGCAGCTGGCCCGGCTACGACGACGGCCATTGGTGTGTTCAGGATCGGGCAGCGCAGTGGGTGGCACCGCTGCTGGCTGCACTGCCCGGTGATCGCATCCTGGATGCCTGTGCTGCCCCGGGGGGGAAGACAACCCATCTGGCAGAGCTGGTAATGGATCAGGCTGAGATCTGGGCTGTGGACCGTTCGGCCGGTCGCTTGAAACGGGTGGCGGCCAATGCTGCCCGGCTTGGCCATGGTTCGATTCAGGCCCTGGCAGCGGATGCCGAGCAGCTCTTGAAGGATCGTCCCGAGTGGCGCGGCCGTTTCCAGCGGATCCTGATCGATGCCCCCTGTTCTGGGCTTGGCACTTTGGCCCGGCATCCTGATGCGCGTTGGCGGATGACCCCCTCTGCGATAGAAGGTCTCTTGCCCCTCCAGAGGGCGCTGTTGGAGGGGCTACTGCCGTTGCTGGCCGAGACCGGAACCCTTGTATATGCCACCTGCACGATCCACCCAGCGGAGAACACGTCTCAGGTCCGGTGGCTACTGAAGCATCACCCTGAGCTCAACTTGCTCGATGAAACCCAGCGCTGGCCCGATGCTGAAAGCGGTGGTGATGGTTTCTATGCCGCGGTTCTTCAGCGCCGTTGA
- the chlG gene encoding chlorophyll synthase ChlG produces the protein MSDARQLLGMKGASGTTNIWKLRLQLMKPVTWIPLIWGVICGAAASGNYQWKLDHVLAAFACMLMSGPLLAGFTQTINDYYDRDIDAINEPYRPIPSGAIPLGQVKLQIWLLLIAGLALSYGLDLWADHSTPVVFLLALGGSFVSYIYSAPPLKLKQNGWLGNYALGASYIALPWWAGQALFGQLTWSTALLTLAYSLAGLGIAVVNDFKSVEGDRELGLQSLPVVFGIKTASWISAGMIDIFQLAMVAVLIAIGQHFAAVLLVLLIVPQITFQDIWLLRDPVEFDVKYQASAQPFLVLGMLVTALAVGHSPLTQLM, from the coding sequence GTGAGCGACGCACGTCAGCTGCTGGGCATGAAAGGTGCCTCCGGCACCACCAACATCTGGAAGCTGCGGCTGCAGCTGATGAAACCGGTCACCTGGATTCCCTTGATCTGGGGTGTGATCTGTGGTGCCGCGGCTAGTGGCAACTACCAGTGGAAGCTGGACCACGTGCTGGCGGCATTTGCCTGCATGTTGATGAGCGGCCCCCTGCTTGCGGGCTTCACCCAGACCATCAACGATTACTACGACCGCGACATCGACGCGATCAATGAGCCCTATCGGCCGATACCTTCCGGTGCCATTCCTTTGGGACAAGTCAAGCTGCAGATCTGGCTGCTGCTGATCGCTGGCTTGGCGTTGTCCTACGGCCTTGACCTCTGGGCCGACCACAGCACTCCGGTGGTGTTCCTGCTGGCCCTGGGGGGATCTTTTGTCAGTTACATCTATTCAGCTCCACCGCTGAAGCTGAAGCAGAACGGTTGGCTGGGAAACTACGCCCTTGGAGCCAGCTACATCGCACTGCCTTGGTGGGCTGGCCAGGCCCTGTTCGGTCAACTGACTTGGAGTACGGCTCTTCTGACCCTTGCCTACAGCCTCGCCGGCCTGGGCATTGCCGTGGTGAATGATTTCAAGAGCGTTGAGGGGGACCGGGAACTGGGGCTTCAGTCGCTCCCCGTTGTGTTCGGGATCAAAACGGCCAGTTGGATCAGCGCCGGAATGATCGACATCTTCCAGCTGGCCATGGTTGCCGTTCTCATTGCCATCGGTCAGCATTTCGCTGCTGTTCTGCTGGTGCTGTTGATCGTGCCCCAGATCACCTTCCAGGACATCTGGCTGCTGCGGGACCCCGTGGAATTTGACGTCAAATACCAAGCCAGCGCTCAACCCTTTCTCGTGCTCGGCATGCTGGTGACGGCGCTGGCCGTGGGCCACAGTCCACTCACTCAGCTGATGTGA
- a CDS encoding PBP1A family penicillin-binding protein yields MNRSRLHWALIAAAAAGVGVGAALGTRALTKLIDTALPDARGIANFNRPGTITLLSTRGRIIQKLGPATRDKLEPGSMPLLVQQAFIAAEDRRFFDHDGVDGWGIARAVVTNVRQGSVREGASTITQQLARTVFLSQDRTIIRKLKEAALALKLERQLSKQQILEQYLNFVYLGSGAYGVADAAWNYFSKTPDQLTLPEAALIAGLPPAPSVYSPLVNPELARQQRSIVLERMRQEGFITSTAASAARNSPLNLKPATPKYFNSAAPFFTSWVAQELPKIVTQEQLEVGGLKVRTSLNLDWQKKAQQVILGHAPFDTEGALVSIQPGTGLVRAMVGGKSYVASQFNRATQALRSPGSTFKLFPYAAAINRGIKPEDIFLDTPRCWRGYCPKNFGAKYFGPVSLADALKNSLNTVAVQLQDKVGFDAIIETANGFDIGTTRPLGKYYPMAIGAYEQTVLEMAAAYAGVTNRGVFVQPTPFEEIRGPKDELIWSRRIDGDRGRRALDSDVADAMNWMLQRVVTGGTGIAAKLDNRAVAGKTGTSEGARDLWFIGSIPQLTTAVWFGYDNNKETKSNSGEAAWTWKQFMVQIEDEFPQQPFPAKPVLKRPFKPPGKAKPKKTDKKIPYRGYDYAPKPVYTAPRWEPDPSMAPAPVPLPAPVPYTQPLFEQSPGPTAQPEPPGEPPAEVNGRRNWLKPQIQRR; encoded by the coding sequence GTGAACCGCTCCCGTCTGCATTGGGCCCTCATCGCCGCAGCTGCAGCGGGTGTAGGCGTCGGTGCTGCTCTCGGAACTCGGGCGCTGACCAAGCTGATCGACACGGCTCTGCCTGATGCCCGCGGCATCGCCAACTTCAATCGCCCAGGAACCATCACGCTGCTCTCCACGCGGGGGCGCATCATCCAGAAACTGGGGCCAGCCACCCGGGACAAGCTGGAGCCGGGCTCCATGCCCCTGCTGGTTCAACAGGCTTTTATCGCCGCCGAAGACCGGCGCTTCTTTGACCACGACGGGGTCGATGGTTGGGGAATTGCCCGCGCGGTGGTCACCAACGTCCGACAGGGATCGGTGCGGGAAGGCGCCAGCACCATCACCCAGCAGCTGGCCCGTACGGTCTTTCTCAGCCAGGACCGCACCATCATTCGAAAACTCAAGGAAGCAGCTCTGGCCCTGAAGCTGGAACGTCAGCTGAGCAAGCAGCAGATCCTTGAGCAGTACCTCAACTTTGTGTATCTCGGATCCGGTGCCTATGGCGTGGCGGACGCCGCCTGGAACTACTTCTCCAAAACACCAGATCAGCTCACGCTGCCGGAAGCCGCTCTCATCGCTGGACTTCCCCCGGCACCATCAGTGTACTCGCCTCTGGTGAATCCAGAGCTGGCGCGGCAGCAACGATCGATCGTGCTGGAGCGGATGCGTCAGGAGGGTTTCATCACCAGCACCGCGGCCTCAGCGGCCAGAAACTCTCCGCTCAATCTGAAGCCGGCCACACCGAAATACTTCAACAGCGCAGCACCGTTCTTCACCAGCTGGGTGGCCCAGGAGCTCCCCAAAATCGTTACCCAGGAACAGCTGGAAGTGGGCGGACTCAAGGTGCGCACCAGCCTCAACCTCGACTGGCAAAAGAAGGCCCAGCAGGTCATCCTTGGGCATGCCCCCTTCGACACCGAGGGGGCTCTGGTCTCCATACAACCGGGCACCGGTCTCGTTCGCGCCATGGTGGGCGGGAAGAGCTACGTCGCGAGCCAGTTCAATCGCGCCACCCAGGCCCTTCGATCGCCGGGGTCCACCTTCAAGCTCTTCCCCTACGCGGCAGCCATCAACCGGGGCATCAAACCGGAGGACATCTTTTTGGATACGCCACGTTGTTGGCGGGGTTACTGCCCAAAGAACTTCGGCGCCAAATATTTCGGACCGGTCTCCCTCGCAGATGCTCTGAAGAACTCACTGAACACGGTTGCCGTCCAATTGCAGGACAAGGTGGGCTTCGACGCCATCATCGAGACCGCCAATGGCTTTGATATCGGCACGACCCGTCCGCTTGGCAAGTACTACCCGATGGCGATCGGGGCCTACGAACAGACGGTGCTGGAGATGGCCGCGGCCTATGCCGGTGTGACGAACCGCGGGGTATTTGTGCAACCGACACCGTTCGAAGAAATCCGCGGTCCCAAGGATGAATTGATCTGGAGCCGTCGCATTGATGGCGATCGCGGCCGTCGCGCTCTGGACAGTGATGTCGCTGATGCCATGAACTGGATGCTTCAACGGGTCGTGACCGGTGGTACGGGCATCGCCGCCAAGCTGGACAACCGAGCTGTGGCGGGCAAGACGGGAACCTCCGAAGGTGCCCGCGATCTCTGGTTTATCGGATCAATCCCGCAGCTCACCACAGCTGTGTGGTTCGGCTACGACAACAACAAAGAAACAAAGAGCAACAGCGGGGAAGCCGCTTGGACCTGGAAGCAATTCATGGTTCAGATCGAGGACGAGTTTCCTCAGCAGCCGTTCCCGGCAAAACCCGTTCTGAAACGTCCGTTCAAGCCGCCAGGCAAAGCCAAACCGAAGAAAACAGACAAAAAAATCCCTTACCGCGGCTACGACTACGCGCCAAAGCCCGTTTACACAGCCCCACGCTGGGAACCCGATCCATCGATGGCTCCTGCGCCTGTCCCTCTCCCTGCCCCGGTCCCTTACACCCAGCCACTTTTTGAGCAAAGTCCAGGCCCTACAGCTCAACCCGAACCACCGGGTGAGCCTCCTGCTGAGGTGAACGGCCGGCGCAACTGGCTCAAACCGCAGATTCAACGGCGCTGA
- a CDS encoding methylated-DNA--[protein]-cysteine S-methyltransferase: protein MERSFDQRVWLMVSRIPSGQLATYGQIADLIGAYGCARQVGWALRRLSLPSNVPWHRVVNAQGRISMSLSREGSDWIQREMLLAEGVPVDEEGRLPLKERLWRPDAMSGS, encoded by the coding sequence GTGGAGCGCTCTTTTGATCAGCGCGTGTGGCTGATGGTGTCGCGCATCCCATCTGGACAGCTCGCCACCTACGGGCAGATCGCGGATCTGATCGGTGCCTATGGCTGTGCCCGGCAGGTGGGGTGGGCTTTGCGTCGTCTGTCGTTGCCCTCAAACGTGCCCTGGCATCGGGTGGTGAATGCCCAGGGGCGTATATCGATGAGCCTCAGCCGCGAGGGCAGCGACTGGATCCAGCGGGAGATGCTGCTGGCGGAAGGGGTTCCTGTGGATGAGGAGGGTCGTTTGCCGTTGAAGGAACGGCTGTGGCGGCCGGACGCTATGTCTGGATCCTGA